In Streptomyces sp. NBC_00344, the genomic window CGGGTGGCGTCCTCCGAGAGCCACTCGATGTCATCGGTGGTGCCGCAGCTGTCGAAGCCGGGCAGAACCGAGGTCTGCGCGGAGAGCGTGGATCCGCCCGTCGCGCCGCCGATGCGGTAGAAGCCGCACGCACTGCCGCCTCGGTAGCTGGTTTCCGGGGCGGTGGGCAGGGCCGTCCAGGTCTGGGCAGTCGGGTCGAAGGCATAGCCCTGGTTGGTGAGAGTGGAGTTGTGACCGGTGACCCCGCCGGAGACCAGCAGTCGGCCGTCGGCCACGCTGTACCCCGCACCCCACAGGTCCAGGGGCAGGTCCGGGGCAGGGGACCATGTGTCGGAGGCAGGGTTGTAGGCGTAGGTCTTGTGGCTGCTCGCTCCCGCGTCGGTGGTGCCGCCGGTGCAGTAGACCTTGCCGGCGAGGCCGCCGCAGGCGGCGTAGGAGGTCGGCTCGGGGTAGTCGGCCACGCGGCTCCAGCTGTCGGTTGCCGGGTCGTAGAAGGAGACCGAGGTCTGGCCGCAGAGGTCGGAGGTGCAGCCACCGACTGTGTACATCCGGCCGTCCAGCACGGCCGTGGCCGCAGCCGAGAAGCCGTCGGGGGCCAGGGCACCGGAGGACCAGTGGTCGGTCTTCGGGTCGTAGATCTCCAGGGCTGGCAGAGGCTGTCCGTCGAGCTGGTCGAGGCCGCCGGCGACGTAGAGCCGATCGCCGATGAAGGCGCCGTAGCCGCCCATGCGGCGGTGCTGCATCGGGGAGATCGGGGACCACGCGTCGGCAACCGGGTCGTAGACCTGGCCGGTGGCCAGGATGTCCGTGCCGTCCGTGCCTCCGACGGAGTACACCCGCCCGTTGTGGGCCGCGGCGAGGTTGTCCATGACCCGGGTCGGGTAAGCCGCGGCCGCCGACCAGGCCGAGGCGGGCGAGTCGGACGGTGCGGGGCTCGCGCCGGCTGCGGGCGGTGCGGTCGCCTGATCGTGTGCAACTGCGGTCGGACCGGGCCGGAAGTGGCCGGTCACCGTGCGCAGCGGAGTTCCGGCGGCCGAGGCCGCGCCGGACGAGCCGAGGTCCTCGGTGAGGCGGACCGTCGCGGGCTGCTGCCCGTCATTGCGGAGCGTCAGGTCCACGGAGCGGGTGTGGCCCTGGGGCAGTGTCCTGGAGATGCTGCCGGGCTCGACGGTGATGTGTCCCGCGCCGAGCGCGATATCGGCGTGGGACACCTGGTCGGCGGCCACCCGCGCGGTCGAACGGGAGGTGCCGTAGCCGCCGCGGACAGCGGTCACCGGGAGCTTTCCCGTCTGCGGGGAGAACAACCAGTAGGCGCCTGAGGCCGGTGTGTCGTTGAGGTCGGTGCTGGTGGGTGCGGAAGTGGCCGAGCCTGCGCCAACTGTCGCGAAGCCCACACCCGCACCGGTGTTCCGGTCGGTGACCCGGCCGACGAGGAGCCCGCCGGGGGTGGCGGTGCACCGGGTTGCCTTGAGCCGAACATCGTCGACGGCCCAGAAACCGCTCCAGGCACCTGTGTAGTGGAATCGCACCAGCACGTCCGAGTGGCCTGCGGCGGTCGGCAGCGGAATCCGCTCACTCCGGAAACGGTGGTCGGCCTTCTGGTGCCAGACGGTCTGCCACGCCGAGCCCCCGTCCAGGCTGAGGTCCACGTCCGCCGTGTCCGATCCGTACCAGGAGAAGTCGCTGCCGAAGGTCAGCACCGGGGCGGAGTCGCCGGCGAGGTTCACCGCGGATGTCTGCAGGACGGTGTCCTGGCGCTTGGGGGCGCCGTAGTAGTCGCTGTCGACGATGGCGAACGGGCCGCTGCCACCGGTGTTGTTGCCCCGTGCGCCAGGGTTGTCGAAGCGCCACCCGCCGTTGGGGTTCGCGTCCGCGCCTGTCCAGCCGGTGGGCAGGGAGTTGTCGTTGAAGGACTCGTCGACGAGGGTGTCGGTCTGCGTCGCGTATCCGGGGGCTGTGCAGCTCGCCGCGTCCACGTGGAGCGCCATGTCCGCACGGGTGCCGGAGGCGCCGACGGTGACAGCGCGCTGTTCCGGGCGGTAGCCCGGGTAGACCGCGCTGAACGTGAGCTCGTAGGCGGCTTTCTGGGGAACGGTCAGCTGGTACTTACCGGTTGCGGGGTCTGTCCTTACGGGGGCACCGGGGCGCCCAGCCACCTGCACGGTGGCCGAGAGCGGCCAGCCGTGTCCTGAGCTGTCGGTCACCGTCCCGTGGATCGTGGTCATAGGTGCCTGCTTCAGCGTAACCGTGCGGTCCACGGTGGCGCCGTCGCGGAGAGATACGCCTCGGAGGGCCACGTCGGTGTAGCCGTAGGCGGTGACGTCAACGGTGTAGTTCCCGGCGGGAAGCGTGAGATTGAACCCGCCGTGCGCGTCGGTGGTCGTCGAGGCGCCCGCGACGGAGATGGTGGCACCGGCCACGGGCTTGTGCCCGGCCCCGTTGACCGTGCCGGTCAGTGTCCCGTGCGGCCCGGGGTCGGTAAACGCGGCCGTGCCGTCCGGGGTGCCCAGGCCGGTGGGGCCGTCGTAGCCCGCACCGG contains:
- a CDS encoding carboxypeptidase regulatory-like domain-containing protein, which produces MLLRTILSRRRAPAIATALTLMLFAVPVQAVAAAQMPTDALPAAGADLALPTHGDPVQRFCDAASTPGEMACLAVKRTDVAQHRSMAPDDVPNGYGPTDLHSAYHLPAGRQGSGRTVAVVDAYDNPKAESDLAVYRAQYGLPACTTDNGCFRKVNQEGAASPLPPVDSGWAAEISLDLDMVSAVCPDCRILLVEADAPYMDGLGTAVDTAVRMGAEYVSNSYGGSEPSAADLPVTEAYFDHPGVAITASSGDSGYGVSYPASSALVTAVGGTSLSRDSSARGWTESAWTGAGSGCSAVSVKPDFQHDPGCGRRSVTDVSAVADPATGVAVYNSFQEGGWAVYGGTSAASPIVAAVYALAGQPATGSRPNTYPALSGRGLNDVVAGSNGTCPTAAAYLCAAGAGYDGPTGLGTPDGTAAFTDPGPHGTLTGTVNGAGHKPVAGATISVAGASTTTDAHGGFNLTLPAGNYTVDVTAYGYTDVALRGVSLRDGATVDRTVTLKQAPMTTIHGTVTDSSGHGWPLSATVQVAGRPGAPVRTDPATGKYQLTVPQKAAYELTFSAVYPGYRPEQRAVTVGASGTRADMALHVDAASCTAPGYATQTDTLVDESFNDNSLPTGWTGADANPNGGWRFDNPGARGNNTGGSGPFAIVDSDYYGAPKRQDTVLQTSAVNLAGDSAPVLTFGSDFSWYGSDTADVDLSLDGGSAWQTVWHQKADHRFRSERIPLPTAAGHSDVLVRFHYTGAWSGFWAVDDVRLKATRCTATPGGLLVGRVTDRNTGAGVGFATVGAGSATSAPTSTDLNDTPASGAYWLFSPQTGKLPVTAVRGGYGTSRSTARVAADQVSHADIALGAGHITVEPGSISRTLPQGHTRSVDLTLRNDGQQPATVRLTEDLGSSGAASAAGTPLRTVTGHFRPGPTAVAHDQATAPPAAGASPAPSDSPASAWSAAAAYPTRVMDNLAAAHNGRVYSVGGTDGTDILATGQVYDPVADAWSPISPMQHRRMGGYGAFIGDRLYVAGGLDQLDGQPLPALEIYDPKTDHWSSGALAPDGFSAAATAVLDGRMYTVGGCTSDLCGQTSVSFYDPATDSWSRVADYPEPTSYAACGGLAGKVYCTGGTTDAGASSHKTYAYNPASDTWSPAPDLPLDLWGAGYSVADGRLLVSGGVTGHNSTLTNQGYAFDPTAQTWTALPTAPETSYRGGSACGFYRIGGATGGSTLSAQTSVLPGFDSCGTTDDIEWLSEDATRVAIAPGRTVHVKVTLDSGRTAGPGRHTARLNVATDTPYDVPPVEVTLHVPGRH